The following proteins are encoded in a genomic region of Alosa alosa isolate M-15738 ecotype Scorff River chromosome 10, AALO_Geno_1.1, whole genome shotgun sequence:
- the mustn1a gene encoding musculoskeletal embryonic nuclear protein 1a: MSQMEECDDGRAQRPEVREEDLLEARDQLAEKKEVKSKTFEVMEECERAGKAAPSVFSKARVGTETAFNKPGKK; the protein is encoded by the exons ATGTCTCAG ATGGAAGAGTGTGACGACGGGCGGGCACAGCGTCCAGAGGTGAGGGAGGAAGACCTACTGGAAGCGAGAGATCAATTGGCCGAGAAGAAGGAGGTGAAGAGCAAGACCTTCGAGGTGATGGAGGAGTGCG AGCGTGCCGGCAAAGCAGCTCCCTCTGTGTTCAGCAAAGCTCGCGTAGGAACGGAAACAGCATTCAACAAACCAGGGAAGAAGTAA